In the genome of Rhodamnia argentea isolate NSW1041297 chromosome 3, ASM2092103v1, whole genome shotgun sequence, one region contains:
- the LOC115743111 gene encoding E3 ubiquitin-protein ligase RNF14, which produces MYNSTARRAKRGSRPHRGSRADGNLRIKPLGGGGGGGRRSELESPETEIDHQSLPSTSLQGARSRPRGSRNPRSRRWAPRDRSNARSAESSDVDQSEPELPSSSNREERPVSGDDAVALSSDEEVGGDVAANGREAREVSGAVDNVVSKLEELTLGMEEPELEEEQLNSNDQFQEDELLVMESIYGDNVFILDRRRGSRFFKIYIDVEVANQIRVIARLNPSSDLTITSGNSDGFSYSFEVQHLPPIVLTCLLPKSYPSHVPPCFTISVQWLAPIKISSLCSMLDSIWQEQPGQEVVYRWVEWLQSSLLSYLGFDEIVDLGPYGVRGTGDKRAISGSVSPDVDIPSIRSYNDGKCHENFLKNLHECCICFSEYAGTEFIKLPCQHFFCWKCMKTCADLHVKEGTVYKLHCLASECGGMVPPSLLKRLLGDEEYEHWESLMLQKSLESMSDVAYCPRCETPCIEDDDQHAQCSKCFFSFCTLCRERRHVGVECLTPEVKLRILQERQSSSQLKDEQRRVERELINELLSVKVINKIAKQCPSCKMAISRTEGCNKMVCENCGQYFCYSCNNAIDGYEHFRDGTCELFPEQEIRQWEDRMNVRQLVGQVQAEPFANHGQTCPSCRQFNAKIGNNNHMFCWACQTHYCYLCKKIVRRASEHYGPKGCKQHTPG; this is translated from the exons ATGTACAACTCCACCGCGAGACGAGCTAAACGTGGTTCGCGGCCTCACCGAGGCTCCCGCGCCGATGGAAACTTGAGAATCAAGCccctcggcggcggcggcggcggcggccggcgatcgGAATTGGAATCTCCCGAAACGGAGATTGATCACCAGTCTCTCCCCTCCACTTCTCTGCAAGGGGCTCGCTCAAGGCCCCGAGGCTCCCGGAACCCGCGGAGCCGCCGGTGGGCGCCGCGCGATCGGTCGAATGCTCGGTCCGCCGAGAGCTCCGACGTGGACCAGTCGGAACCGGAGCTGCCGAGCTCGTCGAACCGCGAGGAGAGGCCGGTGAGCGGTGACGACGCGGTTGCGCTGAGCTCTGATGAGGAAGTGGGCGGAGACGTGGCGGCAAACGGGAGGGAAGCGAGGGAGGTGAGTGGAGCCGTGGACAATGTTGTGTCGAAGTTGGAGGAGTTGACGTTGGGGATGGAGGAGCCGGAGTTGGAGGAAGAGCAGCTGAATTCCAACGATCAATTCCAGGAGGACGAG TTGCTTGTGATGGAATCAATATATGGAGATAATGTCTTTATCCTTGACCGAAGGCGGGGTTCTCGGTTTTTTAAG ATTTATATTGACGTCGAGGTTGCTAATCAGATTAGAGTAATTGCTAGGCTGAATCCGTCCAGTGATCTTACCATCACAAGTGGCAATTCAGATGGTTTTTCTTACTCTTTCGAAGTCCAGCACCTTCCTCCAATTGTGCTGACATGTCTATTACCTAAGTCGTACCCCAGTCATGTTCCTCCTTGCTTTACCATCTCTGTCCAGTGGTTGGCTCCCATTAAAATCTCTAGTTTATGCTCCATGCTTGACTCTATATGGCAAGAACAACCGGGGCAAGAAGTTGTATATCGTTGGGTCGAATGGCTCCAGAGCTCCTTGCTTTCTTATCTTGGATTTGATGAAATAGTAGATCTTGGTCCTTATGGAGTAAGAGGAACTGGAGATAAGCGTGCAATTTCAGGAAGTGTCTCTCCCGATGTCGATATTCCCTCCATTAGAAGTTATAATGATGGCAAGTGCCACGAGAACTTCTTGAAGAACTTGCATGAATGCTGCATTTGTTTCAGTGAGTATGCAG GGACGGAGTTCATCAAATTGCCATGTCAGCATTTCTTCTGCTGGAAATGTATGAAGACTTGTGCTGATTTGCATGTCAAGGAAGGAACAGTATACAAGCTTCACTGTCTTGCTTCGGAATGTGGGGGTATGGTCCCACCTAGTTTGTTGAAACGGCTACTTGGTGATGAAGAGTATGAGCATTGGGAGTCTTTAATGTTGCAAAAATCCCTTGAGTCAATGTCTGATGTAGCATACTGTCCCAGATGTGAAACACCATGTATAGAGGATGACGATCAACATGCCCAATGCTCAAAATGCTTCTTCAGCTTTTGCACTCTTTGCAGGGAGAGGCGACATGTAGGTGTTGAATGTTTGACACCAGAAGTAAAACTGCGCATCTTGCAG GAACGCCAAAGTTCATCCCAACTTAAGGATGAGCAAAGACGAGTGGAGCGTGAATTAATCAATGAACTTTTAAGTGTCAAGGTAATCAATAAGATTGCCAAACAATGCCCCTCTTGTAAAATGGCGATTTCTCGAACTGAAGGTTGTAACAAGATGGTATGCGAAAATTGTGGGCAGTACTTTTGTTATTCCTGCAATAACGCAATTGATGGATATGAGCATTTCAG GGATGGAACATGTGAACTTTTTCCAGAGCAAGAAATTCGGCAATGGGAAGATCGAATGAATGTTCGCCAGTTGGTTGGTCAGGTTCAGGCTGAACCTTTTGCTAATCACGGCCAGACATGCCCAAGTTGTCGTCAGTTTAATGCGAAG ATTGGCAACAACAACCATATGTTCTGCTGGGCATGTCAGACACACTATTGCTACCTATGTAAGAAGATTGTGAGGCGTGCATCTGAGCACTACGGGCCCAAAGGATGCAAGCAGCATACTCCAGGATAG